Proteins encoded together in one Solanum lycopersicum chromosome 7, SLM_r2.1 window:
- the LOC101250527 gene encoding transcription factor bHLH118-like yields the protein MDDSEFDFGQLDQLFNFLSSPSPPPPPPTTLQSNQDSSFSLQKQNSNIVFTSTHNVPKKKPILITNFNIIDDQVIQDLPKEKEMVVEKKVMRRDVERQRRRDMAKLYQRLRLLIPSKYLMGKRSISDHLEEIVDYVKDLKKDIEELESKREKLKEMKNITNISSPLAPNSSSMKLNDDDKIIVKSCNEGVEISIKGGLSISKVLKVLMKEGFIVNSCVSSTINQRLIHIIQTKVNKRGDIDLALLRSKLMGLF from the exons atggatgATTCCGAATTTGACTTTGGCCAATTAGATCAACTATTCAACtttctttcttctccttctcctcctcctccgcCTCCAACTACTCTTCAAAGTAATCAagattcatcattttcattacaaaAACAAAACTCAAATATTGTTTTTACAAGTACTCATAATGTACCTAAAAAGAAACCAATTTTGATCACCAATTTCAATATTATTGATGATCAAGTAATTCAAGATTTACCTAAAGAGAAAGAGATGGTGGTGGAGAAGAAAGTTATGAGAAGAGATGTTGAAAGGCAAAGAAGGCGCGATATGGCTAAGCTTTATCAACGTTTACGCCTTCTTATTCCATCTAAGTATCTCATG GGAAAGAGATCTATATCTGATCATCTAGAAGAGATAGTGGACTATGTaaaagacttgaagaaggacatagaGGAGTTGGaaagtaaaagagaaaaattgaaagaaatgaaaaatattactaatattagCTCTCCATTGGCACCAAATTCTTCATCTATGAAActaaatgatgatgataaaataataGTGAAATCATGCAATGAAGGAGTGGAAATTTCAATAAAAGGAGGGCTTTCTATTTCAAAAGTGCTTAAAGTTCTTATGAAAGAAGGATTTATTGTTAATAGTTGTGTTTCCTCCACAATTAATCAAAGGCTTATTCACATTATTCAAACTAAG GTGAATAAAAGAGGAGATATTGATCTTGCATTACTACGATCCAAGTTGATGGGTTTGTTTTAg